Part of the Deinococcus planocerae genome, CCGCAGGTTCACGAGCGCGAAGACGAGCAAGGAGGCGTCGAGCGCGTCCACGCTGCCCGTGTCCCCCACCCGCAGCGGGTAGGACACGAACAGGGTCAGGCCGACCAGGGCGAGCGCGATCAGAAGCTGGAGGAGGTAGGGGGGCACGGGGGGATTATGCAGAAGGCGGAAGGGAGAAGGCCGATGGCCTGGGAACACTCAGGCTTGGGCTCCCAGGCCTTCGCCTTCTGCCATCGGCCTTCTGCGCCTCACCCCAGCTCGTGGTACTGCCCCCGGAAGTACAGCAGCGGGTCGTCGTCGGTGTAGCGCGAATATTCCACGAGGCCGAGGTAGAGGGTGTGGTCCCCGGCGGGAATGGCCTGGGCCTTGCGGCACACGAGCTGGGCGACGCTGCCGCCGATCAGCGGCAGGCCCTCGTGGTCGAACCAGGAGACCGCCTCCTCGGGGCCGGGGCGCCCGGAGAAGTGCACGCTGAGGTGGCGCTGGGTCGCGCTGAGAACGCTCACACCGAAGCGGGTGACCTCCTCCCGCGAGAGCAGGGCGTGCATTCCGGCGCGGTGGTCCACGCCCACCAGGATCAGGGGCGGGGCGAGGCTGACCGAGACGAAGGCGGTCGCCGTCATGCCCCGGCGCTCGGGGCCGTCTTGCGCCGTGATGATCGTCACGCCGCTGGCGAAGCGGCCCAGGGTCTGCCGGAACTCGTGGGGGGGGATGCCTTCGGTGGGGGCGGGAGAGGTCATGGGCGGAGTGTACCGGGCGGAAAGCGCGCCCCCTGCCTCAAGGCACGGCCCTCACGGCCTGCCGCCCGCCGCCGGGATCACGTCACGCACGAGAAGGTCGGGGTAGCGGATCACGCCCACCTCGGGCACGGGCTCGGCCCAGCGCTGGCCGCTCACGCGCACCTCGACCGGGCCGGGCGCGAGGTTCAGGAAACCGTAGTGGCCGCCGCCGTCGGTGACGGTGCGCGCGACGACCTGCCCGCCGCGCAGGGCCTCGACCACCCGGCCCCCGGGGACGGGCGAGCCCACCACCCGCCCGAGGAGCC contains:
- a CDS encoding flavin reductase family protein, producing the protein MTSPAPTEGIPPHEFRQTLGRFASGVTIITAQDGPERRGMTATAFVSVSLAPPLILVGVDHRAGMHALLSREEVTRFGVSVLSATQRHLSVHFSGRPGPEEAVSWFDHEGLPLIGGSVAQLVCRKAQAIPAGDHTLYLGLVEYSRYTDDDPLLYFRGQYHELG